The Salinibacterium sp. M195 genome includes a window with the following:
- a CDS encoding carbohydrate kinase family protein: MSEPREIVLAGHICIDIATDLTNFSSIRPGALVEVGRAGWSIGGTIANTGGTLQELGVPIRIAGAISDDELGRTARSTLEAKGMPDNDLQTSTAAGTSYSIVLQADGTDRSFLHYPGANEFFDPTAVTVTDASIVHFGYPSLMRGMLENSGEPIRILLERAHAAGATTSIDLAVVDPSSRVASLDWAQIFANVLPTVDVASPSLDDLTSALGISEPFSIELVERLAASLIEQGVAVVALSAGANGVFVTTASPERLRRGGRTLAAVANEWGSRELWQPPLPVKNWASTNGAGDALTAGLLYSLWAGRSLSDAARTAAASAAIRMQGEVATKDALARMLEAHPAVPPHQLHESS; this comes from the coding sequence ATGTCTGAGCCGCGCGAGATAGTGCTCGCCGGACACATCTGCATTGATATTGCGACCGATCTGACAAACTTTTCGAGCATCCGCCCCGGCGCTCTCGTCGAAGTGGGGCGAGCCGGCTGGTCCATTGGCGGCACCATTGCCAACACCGGCGGAACCTTGCAAGAGCTCGGGGTGCCGATCAGAATTGCCGGCGCTATTTCGGATGACGAACTCGGCCGCACCGCCCGCAGCACCCTTGAAGCCAAAGGTATGCCAGACAACGATCTTCAGACCTCGACCGCAGCGGGAACTTCCTACAGCATCGTCCTCCAAGCAGACGGAACCGATCGCAGCTTTCTGCACTATCCCGGAGCTAACGAATTCTTCGATCCGACCGCGGTAACGGTGACCGACGCGAGCATCGTGCACTTCGGTTACCCCTCATTGATGAGGGGCATGCTCGAAAATTCAGGTGAGCCCATCCGCATCCTGCTTGAGCGGGCACACGCGGCGGGTGCAACCACCTCGATCGATCTCGCCGTGGTCGACCCGAGCTCCCGCGTTGCTTCCCTCGATTGGGCTCAGATTTTCGCTAACGTCTTGCCGACCGTCGACGTCGCCAGTCCCAGCCTTGACGATCTCACCTCTGCGCTCGGCATCAGCGAACCATTCTCGATCGAGCTAGTGGAGCGACTGGCGGCATCGCTCATCGAGCAGGGTGTTGCCGTTGTCGCCCTTTCCGCCGGCGCGAACGGGGTATTTGTGACGACCGCGAGCCCCGAACGACTGCGCCGTGGCGGACGAACACTTGCCGCGGTCGCTAACGAGTGGGGCAGCCGGGAACTGTGGCAGCCGCCCCTCCCCGTGAAGAATTGGGCGTCAACGAATGGTGCCGGCGATGCCCTCACTGCAGGGCTTCTTTACTCGCTGTGGGCCGGTCGTTCCCTTTCGGATGCCGCGAGAACCGCGGCAGCGAGCGCTGCCATCCGAATGCAGGGCGAAGTAGCCACAAAGGATGCTCTCGCTCGAATGCTCGAAGCGCATCCCGCCGTCCCACCCCATCAACTTCATGAAAGCTCCTGA
- a CDS encoding glycoside hydrolase family 38 C-terminal domain-containing protein, with translation MHENRALSEARIDRFFNERLVPNVYRETAPLSIATWIVPGEPVAFAEARQAEYASFAVGSMWGRPWGTVWFHVTGSVPEHWRAADAVVEVVVDLGFSAGLPGFQAEGLAFAPDGRILKAIEPYNDYLPVDVAAGSVDLYLEAASNPNVAAGFAFTPTALGDLATAGNELQYQLKRLDLAWMDSPVWELVQDVRALRGLMAELADTLPRRHEILRALGNMVDAMDPTDISGTAIAGREALAGVLASPAYASAHRLAAIGNAHIDSAWLWPARETVRKVARTFSNVLALMESDPDFTFVASSAQQFEWLKASQPELFERVKAQVAAGRFIPVGGMWVESDTNMPGGEALARQFIAGKRFFMEEFGVEPVEAWLPDSFGYSAALPQIVSAAASKWFLTQKISWNETNTMPHHTFWWEGIDGTRVFTHFPPVDTYASEVSAKELARAERQYAEKGQGTSSLLPFGWGDGGGGPTREMLAAVTRTGDLEGSPRTQHATPAQFFGEAHAEYADAPVWSGELYLELHRGTLTSQAKTKRGNRRSEHLLREAELWATAAAVLRGAEYPYDAVEAAWKTVLLQQFHDILPGSSIAWVHQEAEANYARVEAELYDVTMNALAELAGEGDDELVFNSGPFARNGVDGISGSVRRPAAVTAAPQPSGDGFVLDDARTRVTLDARGLIISLVDLVAGRELIPRDQPGNLLQLFRDTPNQWDAWDIDESYQRDLQNLTTVDSIGLTGDGTGVRIERSFGESRVVQELRLNSETGAIDIEVSVDWHETQKLLKLAFPLDIHAERAASEIQFGHIFRPTHSNTSWDAARFETVAHRWVHVGEPGYGVAIANDATYGYDIRRGGEDGSATSTVVRASLLRAPLFPDPESDQGTHEFTFSLTAGADIADAVSEGYRLNVLERVVRGSGEVPALFTCSNSAVIIETIKLAEDRSGDVVIRLYESLGSRVRATITPEFGWRSVVQTDLLERAISRTAIDDDDEGDVSVTVRPFQIVTLRFTRN, from the coding sequence ATGCATGAAAATCGAGCGCTGAGTGAAGCGCGGATCGATCGCTTCTTCAATGAACGACTTGTACCGAACGTGTACCGCGAAACAGCACCGCTATCGATAGCCACCTGGATCGTTCCGGGGGAGCCTGTCGCTTTCGCCGAAGCCCGCCAGGCGGAGTATGCCTCGTTCGCCGTCGGAAGCATGTGGGGTCGTCCGTGGGGAACCGTCTGGTTCCATGTCACGGGGAGCGTCCCCGAGCACTGGCGCGCTGCGGATGCCGTAGTCGAGGTCGTCGTCGACCTCGGCTTCAGTGCTGGTCTTCCCGGTTTTCAGGCCGAGGGCCTTGCCTTTGCCCCTGACGGTCGCATCCTGAAAGCGATTGAGCCTTACAACGACTATCTCCCTGTTGATGTGGCAGCGGGCTCTGTCGATCTTTATCTCGAGGCAGCATCGAACCCCAATGTCGCTGCCGGCTTTGCATTTACGCCGACGGCGCTTGGCGACCTTGCGACTGCTGGCAACGAATTGCAGTATCAACTCAAGCGGTTAGACCTTGCGTGGATGGATTCCCCGGTCTGGGAACTGGTGCAAGATGTCCGTGCCCTTCGAGGGCTCATGGCCGAACTTGCCGACACCCTTCCGCGGCGTCACGAGATTCTTCGCGCGCTCGGAAACATGGTGGATGCCATGGACCCGACCGACATCTCCGGTACGGCCATTGCGGGTCGAGAAGCCCTCGCCGGAGTGCTTGCGAGCCCCGCGTATGCGAGTGCCCACCGTCTGGCCGCTATCGGGAATGCGCACATCGATAGTGCGTGGCTGTGGCCGGCCCGGGAGACGGTTCGCAAAGTTGCGCGCACTTTTTCGAACGTTCTCGCGCTCATGGAATCCGACCCCGACTTCACGTTCGTCGCGTCATCCGCCCAGCAGTTTGAATGGTTGAAGGCATCGCAGCCTGAGCTTTTTGAACGGGTCAAGGCACAGGTTGCCGCTGGCCGGTTCATCCCCGTTGGCGGAATGTGGGTGGAGTCAGACACCAACATGCCGGGGGGCGAAGCGCTCGCCCGCCAGTTCATCGCCGGCAAGCGTTTCTTCATGGAAGAGTTCGGCGTCGAACCGGTCGAGGCGTGGCTCCCCGACTCATTCGGCTATTCGGCAGCGCTCCCGCAAATCGTGTCAGCTGCCGCTTCGAAGTGGTTCCTGACCCAGAAGATTTCGTGGAACGAAACCAACACGATGCCGCACCACACCTTCTGGTGGGAGGGCATCGACGGCACACGCGTCTTCACGCATTTTCCGCCGGTCGACACCTACGCCTCTGAAGTATCAGCAAAAGAACTTGCTCGCGCAGAACGGCAATACGCCGAGAAGGGGCAGGGCACTAGTTCACTGCTTCCCTTTGGATGGGGTGACGGCGGTGGCGGACCGACTCGTGAGATGTTGGCGGCGGTCACTCGAACCGGCGACCTCGAAGGTTCGCCGCGCACCCAGCACGCCACACCAGCCCAGTTCTTTGGCGAAGCTCACGCCGAATATGCGGATGCGCCAGTCTGGTCTGGCGAGCTCTATCTCGAGCTCCACCGCGGAACCCTCACTTCGCAGGCAAAAACCAAACGCGGTAATCGCCGAAGCGAGCACCTATTGCGCGAGGCCGAACTCTGGGCGACCGCGGCGGCAGTGCTTCGCGGGGCCGAGTACCCCTACGACGCCGTGGAGGCGGCGTGGAAGACGGTGTTGCTGCAGCAATTTCACGACATCCTTCCTGGTTCCTCGATCGCGTGGGTGCATCAGGAGGCTGAAGCCAACTATGCGCGGGTCGAAGCGGAACTCTACGACGTCACGATGAATGCTCTGGCTGAACTTGCCGGAGAGGGAGACGATGAACTCGTCTTCAACTCTGGCCCCTTCGCACGCAACGGCGTCGACGGCATCTCTGGTTCCGTCCGTAGACCGGCCGCGGTGACCGCCGCCCCGCAGCCGAGCGGTGACGGCTTCGTTCTCGACGATGCACGTACTCGAGTGACGTTGGATGCTCGCGGACTCATCATTTCGCTGGTCGATCTGGTTGCTGGCCGCGAACTTATCCCTCGTGACCAGCCCGGAAACCTGTTGCAGTTGTTCCGCGACACTCCTAACCAGTGGGATGCGTGGGATATCGATGAGAGCTACCAGCGCGACCTGCAGAACCTCACCACTGTCGACTCGATCGGGCTCACTGGCGATGGCACTGGGGTTCGGATCGAGCGATCGTTTGGTGAGTCGCGAGTGGTCCAAGAGTTAAGACTCAACTCAGAAACCGGGGCCATCGATATTGAAGTCAGTGTCGATTGGCACGAGACCCAGAAGCTACTGAAGCTCGCCTTTCCCTTGGACATTCACGCCGAGCGCGCGGCATCCGAGATCCAGTTCGGCCACATTTTTCGGCCAACACACTCAAATACGTCATGGGATGCTGCGCGCTTCGAAACCGTCGCACACCGCTGGGTTCATGTTGGCGAGCCAGGCTACGGTGTCGCGATCGCGAACGATGCGACCTATGGCTACGACATCCGACGTGGGGGAGAAGACGGAAGTGCCACGTCCACCGTCGTTCGGGCGTCGCTGTTGCGCGCACCGCTCTTTCCCGACCCAGAATCTGATCAGGGCACGCATGAGTTCACGTTCTCCCTCACAGCGGGGGCGGACATTGCCGATGCCGTCTCTGAGGGTTACCGACTCAACGTGCTTGAACGTGTGGTTCGTGGTTCAGGCGAAGTGCCTGCACTGTTCACCTGCAGCAATAGCGCGGTCATCATCGAGACCATCAAGCTTGCCGAAGATCGTTCGGGAGATGTGGTGATTCGTCTGTACGAATCGCTCGGATCTCGAGTGCGTGCGACGATCACGCCAGAATTCGGATGGCGGTCGGTTGTTCAAACTGATCTGCTCGAGCGAGCCATCAGCCGGACCGCGATTGACGACGATGACGAGGGCGACGTGTCGGTTACTGTTCGCCCATTTCAGATCGTTACGCTGCGATTCACGCGCAACTAG
- a CDS encoding class I fructose-bisphosphate aldolase: MSEYRLNRLFNADSGRILDVAVDHGFFGEASFLNGIENMDNVISTLVDAGPDAIQLTLGQARLLQSVKGKAKPALVLRADIANIYGNPLDSHLFSHHVPNAIEEAVRLDAVAVCANLIQLPGRPEIREACVKSIMALRAEATKYGMPLMVEPLVMQDNAVAGGYMVDGDTDKIRTLVRQARELGADLIKADPTDNVEDYHRVVEVAGDIPVLVRGGGRVDDKTLLERTVAVLAQGASGIVYGRNVVQHQNPSGITRALMAVLHDNVSAEDALELVNGDDK, encoded by the coding sequence GTGTCTGAATACCGTCTCAACCGTTTGTTCAATGCCGACTCCGGAAGAATTCTCGACGTCGCCGTCGACCATGGCTTCTTCGGCGAAGCAAGTTTCCTCAACGGGATAGAGAACATGGATAACGTGATCTCGACGCTCGTCGATGCTGGCCCCGACGCCATCCAGCTGACACTGGGGCAGGCGCGACTGCTGCAATCGGTGAAAGGCAAGGCCAAGCCGGCCCTTGTTCTGCGCGCCGACATCGCCAATATTTATGGCAACCCGCTCGACTCCCACTTGTTCAGCCACCACGTGCCGAATGCGATCGAAGAAGCTGTGAGATTGGATGCCGTTGCCGTCTGCGCCAACCTCATCCAGCTTCCGGGGCGCCCCGAAATTCGCGAAGCCTGCGTTAAGTCGATCATGGCGCTGCGAGCGGAAGCCACGAAATACGGAATGCCACTCATGGTGGAGCCGCTCGTGATGCAAGACAATGCGGTCGCCGGGGGATACATGGTTGATGGTGACACCGACAAGATCCGCACTCTGGTTCGCCAGGCGCGAGAACTGGGCGCAGACCTGATCAAAGCAGACCCAACAGACAACGTTGAGGACTATCACCGCGTCGTCGAGGTAGCGGGCGATATCCCCGTGCTCGTGCGCGGCGGTGGACGAGTGGATGACAAGACACTGCTCGAAAGGACAGTGGCAGTGCTCGCGCAAGGAGCATCGGGAATTGTCTATGGCCGCAACGTCGTGCAGCACCAGAACCCCTCAGGGATCACCCGGGCGCTCATGGCCGTGCTTCACGACAACGTCAGTGCCGAAGACGCTCTCGAGCTCGTGAACGGAGACGACAAATGA
- a CDS encoding carbohydrate ABC transporter permease has product MTAEVISTTQGARDGRRPGPQRSGRRSALKKISRVVRMIPLVPAIIIMVVFLAGPIIWSFYGSLTNAALSGANAANSSFIGLDNYVKLFNDPVFPQSLWITIVFTLASAVISQNVLGLGIALVVTRANKRLATIVSSTVVGAWILPEIVAAFVCYAYFSQDGTLNQILALVGLTGPNWLYTFPLLAVVLANLWRGTAFSLLVYQAALNDVPPEISEAAMIDGAGGAKRLFFVTIPMIKNTITTNLMLITLQTLSVFTLIYVMTSGGPGNDSTTLPILAYKEAFRFGNIGYGTAIATILLLIGAVFSIIYIRAARPSKD; this is encoded by the coding sequence GTGACTGCAGAAGTGATCTCGACGACTCAAGGTGCACGAGACGGACGGAGGCCCGGACCCCAGCGTTCGGGCCGCCGTTCGGCTCTGAAGAAGATCTCCCGCGTAGTGCGGATGATTCCGCTCGTTCCTGCGATCATCATCATGGTGGTGTTCCTGGCCGGACCCATTATCTGGTCGTTCTATGGCTCGCTTACCAACGCCGCCCTTTCCGGTGCGAACGCCGCGAACAGCTCCTTTATCGGGCTCGACAATTACGTCAAGCTTTTCAATGACCCGGTATTTCCGCAGTCGTTGTGGATCACGATTGTTTTCACTTTGGCATCGGCGGTCATTTCGCAGAACGTGCTTGGACTGGGGATCGCCCTCGTCGTCACGCGGGCGAACAAGAGGCTCGCGACAATCGTCAGCTCAACGGTTGTTGGTGCATGGATCCTGCCGGAAATTGTCGCCGCCTTCGTTTGTTACGCGTACTTCAGCCAAGACGGAACGCTCAACCAGATTTTGGCGCTCGTAGGGCTGACAGGCCCCAATTGGCTTTACACCTTCCCCCTGCTGGCGGTCGTCTTGGCGAACCTCTGGCGTGGAACCGCCTTCTCATTGTTGGTTTACCAAGCAGCGCTCAACGACGTGCCGCCGGAGATCTCAGAAGCGGCGATGATCGACGGCGCAGGGGGTGCGAAGCGGCTCTTCTTCGTCACCATTCCCATGATCAAAAACACGATTACGACGAACCTGATGCTGATCACCCTTCAGACGCTGTCGGTCTTCACCCTTATCTATGTGATGACCTCAGGTGGACCGGGCAACGACAGCACGACCCTGCCGATCCTCGCGTACAAAGAGGCTTTCCGATTCGGCAACATCGGCTACGGAACCGCTATCGCGACAATTCTCCTGTTGATTGGTGCTGTCTTCTCCATCATCTACATTCGGGCAGCACGCCCCTCGAAGGACTAG
- a CDS encoding extracellular solute-binding protein yields MKKSAAVAISVIAVGSLLGIAGCTSTPSDSSEKTIKVSYIKTDAFTALDDLFTKVKPEFEAANPGVTVELDPIAATDDDYKTKLALSHRSAETAPDVFYEDQGNVRSDAEAGYLLALDDYVAKWDDWSEFTDAAKQAGAGDDGNIYSVSLGTDTRAIWYNKTVMTNAGIDVPWEPQSWDDVLVAARKIKASDPSVVPFNLYAGTGTGEGSNMQGFYELLYGTDLGGDALYDSESNKWVVGSDGFTESLEFLKTIYDEGLALTPAQALDPNIWKSVFGEMFPNAKLGGTVEGSYTPSFWVEGGSFEWADYATEMGATAFPTQDGQAPGGVSMSGGWTLAVGSQSANPQLAFDFMAQALSFENALEYDNVNAQIAVRKDVAADESYLGANPFVGAVTDLVEVTHFRPSTSIYNQISVEVQKASEAVITGKMSPAEAAASYDAAVTSIAGDDMVIEK; encoded by the coding sequence ATGAAAAAGAGCGCAGCAGTCGCGATTTCGGTGATCGCCGTAGGATCCCTCCTCGGTATCGCCGGATGCACGTCCACTCCGTCGGATTCGTCCGAAAAGACCATCAAGGTCTCGTACATCAAGACCGATGCCTTTACCGCCCTCGATGACCTGTTCACCAAGGTGAAGCCTGAGTTTGAGGCAGCGAACCCCGGCGTCACCGTCGAGCTCGATCCGATCGCGGCAACCGACGATGACTACAAGACTAAGTTGGCTCTGTCGCACCGTTCGGCTGAGACCGCGCCAGACGTCTTCTACGAAGACCAAGGCAATGTTCGATCGGATGCCGAGGCTGGCTACTTGCTCGCTCTCGATGACTACGTCGCCAAGTGGGACGATTGGTCCGAATTCACCGACGCGGCGAAACAAGCTGGCGCCGGGGATGACGGCAACATCTACTCGGTCTCGTTGGGAACAGACACTCGTGCCATCTGGTACAACAAAACAGTCATGACCAATGCCGGCATCGACGTGCCTTGGGAGCCCCAGAGCTGGGATGACGTTCTCGTCGCCGCCCGCAAGATCAAGGCGTCAGACCCCAGCGTTGTTCCGTTCAACCTCTATGCCGGTACTGGTACCGGTGAGGGTTCAAACATGCAGGGCTTTTACGAGCTGCTGTACGGCACCGACCTCGGTGGAGATGCGCTGTACGACTCCGAGAGCAACAAGTGGGTTGTCGGTTCCGACGGCTTCACTGAGTCGCTCGAGTTCCTGAAGACCATCTACGACGAAGGATTGGCGCTCACGCCAGCCCAAGCACTCGACCCCAACATCTGGAAGTCAGTCTTCGGCGAAATGTTCCCGAACGCAAAACTCGGTGGCACCGTTGAAGGTTCGTACACTCCGTCATTCTGGGTAGAAGGTGGATCATTCGAGTGGGCTGACTACGCCACAGAAATGGGTGCAACCGCGTTCCCGACTCAAGACGGTCAGGCTCCGGGCGGCGTCAGCATGTCCGGTGGTTGGACTCTGGCCGTTGGCTCGCAGAGCGCGAACCCGCAGTTGGCGTTCGACTTCATGGCTCAGGCATTGAGCTTCGAGAATGCTCTGGAATATGACAATGTCAACGCCCAAATCGCTGTTCGCAAGGATGTCGCGGCAGATGAGAGCTACCTCGGCGCGAACCCGTTCGTTGGCGCCGTAACCGATCTCGTTGAAGTCACGCACTTCCGTCCATCAACGAGCATCTACAACCAGATCTCCGTTGAAGTTCAGAAGGCATCCGAAGCGGTTATTACCGGCAAAATGTCACCGGCTGAAGCTGCTGCGTCGTATGACGCCGCGGTGACGAGCATCGCTGGTGATGACATGGTGATCGAGAAGTAA
- a CDS encoding ROK family transcriptional regulator, whose amino-acid sequence MTEQASSVSRRGTNLPAMGDFNQSVILDAIRRAPKGLSRVQLVPATGLSAQTISNICRRLIDAGFVLEAGKESTGPGKPRTMLVVNPEGRYALGVHLDPTVMTFVMLDLTGAVVMRVRKPTPTETDPAKIINKIGRELSKLIASSGVDKDRIAGVGIAAPGPIDSVLGTVVDPPHLTGWHRVPLRDALGDATGLPAILDKDVTAAAIAEMWAGGANGTGSFCFFYLGTGIGVGLVVDDLVVRGSSGNAGEIGHIVTDPNGPPCFCGLRGCIAVTCMPQALVQEAEELGVLDDSRVGNDTTSVDARFTQLCDAANDGNAIAVEIIERSAVRLSRAVAVVANVLDVDRVVFGGPFWARLSEFYLRKIPELLEELRAARRIHHITLSGSVVGDDVAAVGAACLVLDRALAPNPKALLIAH is encoded by the coding sequence ATGACAGAGCAAGCGAGTTCGGTGTCGCGGCGGGGAACGAATCTGCCCGCGATGGGCGATTTCAATCAGTCGGTGATCTTGGATGCGATCCGACGCGCCCCCAAGGGCCTGAGTCGAGTGCAGCTGGTTCCGGCGACGGGACTCTCAGCTCAAACGATCTCTAACATTTGCCGTCGTCTCATTGATGCCGGTTTCGTTCTCGAGGCGGGCAAGGAGAGCACCGGTCCCGGTAAGCCACGCACGATGCTCGTGGTCAATCCAGAAGGCCGCTACGCGCTCGGAGTGCACCTCGACCCCACCGTGATGACTTTTGTGATGCTCGACTTGACGGGCGCTGTGGTGATGCGCGTGCGTAAGCCGACTCCGACCGAGACTGATCCGGCGAAGATCATCAATAAGATCGGTCGTGAACTTTCGAAACTCATTGCGTCATCCGGCGTGGACAAGGATCGGATTGCCGGCGTAGGCATCGCGGCGCCAGGGCCCATCGATAGTGTTCTGGGCACCGTGGTCGATCCTCCGCACCTCACCGGCTGGCATCGAGTGCCGCTGAGAGACGCACTGGGTGACGCCACCGGGCTGCCGGCCATTTTGGACAAAGACGTTACGGCGGCAGCAATCGCTGAAATGTGGGCCGGCGGCGCTAACGGCACGGGAAGCTTTTGTTTTTTCTATCTCGGCACTGGAATCGGAGTCGGACTTGTCGTCGATGACCTTGTCGTGCGGGGTAGCTCCGGAAATGCGGGGGAGATTGGCCACATCGTCACCGACCCGAACGGCCCACCATGCTTCTGTGGGTTGCGCGGCTGCATCGCGGTGACGTGCATGCCGCAAGCTCTCGTGCAGGAAGCAGAGGAGCTCGGTGTTCTTGACGACTCTCGCGTGGGCAACGACACCACATCGGTGGATGCCCGTTTCACGCAGTTGTGCGATGCGGCCAACGACGGGAACGCGATTGCAGTCGAGATAATTGAGCGTTCGGCCGTGCGTCTTTCTCGGGCAGTTGCCGTCGTCGCGAATGTTTTGGACGTTGATCGGGTCGTCTTCGGTGGGCCGTTTTGGGCTCGACTTTCGGAGTTCTATCTGCGCAAAATTCCCGAGTTGCTTGAAGAGCTTCGGGCAGCGCGCCGAATACACCACATCACTCTCAGTGGGTCAGTTGTTGGCGATGATGTCGCAGCAGTCGGCGCGGCGTGCCTGGTGCTTGACCGCGCGCTCGCGCCGAATCCGAAGGCGTTATTGATCGCTCACTAG
- a CDS encoding Gfo/Idh/MocA family protein, with product MSQKVVNVAIIGGGLMGREIAAAIQRWPALIDHPVRPRLTAVCDINPAALDWFDEIDTVSSKVTDYHDLLEDESIDVLYIAVRHDLHEQLYIDAINAGKSVLAEKPFGIDRAAADAIVAAIDANAASFVRCSSEMAFYPGAQLAINYIASGALGRIIEARNAFLHSSDIDTTKPLNWKRQNQFCGAAGVMNDLGLHALHVPLRLGWQPEKLFGVLQNIVTKRPSATTGELEDCDTWDNAVIHAWARHDDIEFPLTLEMKRIDPGQKNTWEFEAIGMEGGVRFSTSNPKAVQIFTRTAVAGIGTEQIWQTIEAGSQSVWPTVTGANFEAGFSDSILQMWAAYLAEREGLLGDRFGCALPAEAALTHRIYDAAIRSHESGSVQVP from the coding sequence ATGAGCCAGAAAGTAGTCAACGTTGCCATCATTGGTGGCGGACTCATGGGGCGCGAGATTGCGGCAGCGATCCAGCGCTGGCCCGCTCTGATCGATCATCCGGTGCGCCCTCGCCTCACCGCGGTCTGCGACATTAATCCGGCTGCCCTCGACTGGTTCGATGAAATCGATACTGTCTCGAGCAAGGTCACCGATTATCACGACCTTCTTGAAGACGAGTCGATCGATGTGCTGTATATCGCTGTGCGTCACGACCTCCACGAACAGCTCTACATCGATGCCATCAACGCGGGAAAGAGCGTCTTAGCCGAGAAGCCTTTTGGGATTGACCGTGCAGCGGCCGATGCCATTGTCGCCGCGATCGACGCTAACGCGGCCAGTTTCGTGCGCTGCTCAAGTGAGATGGCGTTCTATCCGGGAGCGCAGCTGGCGATCAACTACATCGCCTCGGGTGCCCTCGGGCGCATTATCGAAGCACGCAACGCCTTCCTCCACTCCAGCGATATCGACACGACGAAGCCGCTGAACTGGAAAAGACAGAATCAGTTCTGTGGCGCGGCCGGCGTGATGAATGACCTAGGGCTGCATGCTCTGCATGTACCGCTGCGCCTTGGGTGGCAGCCGGAGAAGCTCTTCGGAGTGCTGCAGAACATCGTCACGAAGCGGCCTAGTGCGACCACGGGCGAGCTCGAGGATTGCGACACGTGGGATAACGCGGTCATCCATGCCTGGGCTCGTCACGATGACATTGAATTTCCGCTGACGCTCGAGATGAAGCGAATCGATCCCGGCCAGAAGAACACCTGGGAGTTTGAAGCGATCGGTATGGAAGGCGGAGTGCGCTTTTCCACTAGCAACCCCAAGGCTGTTCAGATATTCACGCGAACCGCAGTTGCGGGTATCGGCACAGAGCAAATCTGGCAGACCATCGAAGCGGGAAGCCAATCCGTGTGGCCGACCGTCACCGGCGCCAACTTCGAGGCGGGATTCTCGGATTCAATTCTGCAGATGTGGGCGGCGTATTTGGCGGAACGCGAAGGGCTCCTCGGAGACCGCTTCGGCTGCGCGCTGCCGGCTGAAGCGGCGCTGACGCATCGGATCTACGATGCGGCAATTCGCTCCCACGAGTCGGGTTCGGTGCAGGTTCCCTAG
- a CDS encoding carbohydrate ABC transporter permease, with product MTTTTSPQPAKRKPSVLSLASPQRRMSAILANSALVVVGVSFLLPLVWLVFAAFDPNATYKTQIPQTVTFDNFAAVLTPELTFIPMLNSLIISVGTATVTIVAALLAAYPLSRYQSRFNKPFMYTVLFGTSLPITAIMVPVYLLFVQMNLLDSMPGTIFFMAASALPIAIFMTKNFMDSVPISLEEAAWMDGASAMRALGSIVVPLMRPGIAVVAIFVFFQAWGNFFVPFILLLSPSKQPAAISIYTFFGQYGSIAYGELAAFSLIYAVPVMVLYVVVSRGIGGSFALAGAVKG from the coding sequence ATGACAACTACTACTAGTCCCCAGCCCGCGAAACGTAAGCCGAGCGTCCTTTCTCTGGCATCTCCCCAACGACGGATGTCGGCAATCCTCGCGAATTCGGCGCTCGTCGTGGTCGGTGTGAGCTTCCTGCTCCCTCTGGTCTGGCTCGTCTTTGCGGCCTTCGACCCGAATGCGACCTACAAAACCCAGATTCCGCAGACGGTGACGTTCGACAACTTCGCCGCCGTACTCACGCCTGAATTGACCTTCATCCCGATGCTCAACAGTCTGATCATCTCGGTCGGAACAGCCACCGTGACAATCGTGGCAGCGCTTCTGGCGGCGTATCCACTTTCGCGCTACCAGTCGCGCTTCAACAAGCCATTCATGTACACGGTGCTTTTCGGAACGAGCCTTCCGATCACGGCGATCATGGTGCCGGTTTACCTCTTGTTTGTGCAAATGAATCTGCTCGACTCAATGCCGGGAACAATCTTCTTCATGGCCGCCTCGGCGCTGCCCATTGCCATCTTCATGACCAAGAACTTCATGGACTCAGTGCCCATCAGTTTGGAAGAAGCGGCCTGGATGGACGGCGCTTCTGCAATGCGAGCACTCGGCTCGATCGTTGTCCCCCTCATGCGCCCCGGCATTGCTGTGGTCGCGATCTTTGTCTTCTTCCAGGCATGGGGAAACTTCTTCGTCCCGTTCATCCTTTTGCTGTCGCCAAGCAAGCAGCCAGCAGCAATCAGTATTTATACCTTCTTCGGACAGTACGGCTCCATCGCCTATGGAGAGCTCGCCGCGTTCTCACTCATCTATGCAGTGCCCGTCATGGTGCTCTACGTGGTGGTGTCCCGCGGCATTGGTGGATCGTTCGCCCTAGCCGGGGCTGTTAAGGGATGA